Part of the Periophthalmus magnuspinnatus isolate fPerMag1 chromosome 18, fPerMag1.2.pri, whole genome shotgun sequence genome is shown below.
gaatatttatgaagaatttgtGCAATAGACCTATTCAAATGTCATTAGAATGTTCAAAATTCTGGAAACAGGACAATAAAAAAGGAAGACTGTAACATGTTTTCAATAATTAATGGACATCAAATGTCAGTTGATGTTTCTGCAAGTTATTGtcccataaaaaaataaaaatcatgattTTACCTTCATCAAATAATTTAGTATATAAGAGATTGAACTATGTTCCACTTCACTTTTACATAGCCAACTACtcattaaacaaataaactcaaatactTGTGCTAATGTTTTCTGATCAGGCTCTAGGTTACTCATGTGCCCCGATTTTCACATTTCATGATATTCTGAGGCTAATTTCCTCATTGATATTTTCCACTTAACTTTTTTGAGATGCTGAAATGCTTTTAAAGGGtctatccatggatttcagaatgatgatcTTCTGAAAgataaaaagtcctcaaaatgttgcctattAGCTGAAACTCAAGAATATATTTTACTGCACTGGTTAAGTACAAAGTTTTAGCGTAGGGGCCTTGGTACTTTTTTTAATGAAACCGCATGCATGTAGCTGTAGTGATGTTGATGGTTGAGGTTACAATATTTGGTCAGGTCAGGGATGACAGTTCTAAgggaatgtgtgtgtatgtgtcaatAGTGGTGTTAATGCTTTGCTCAACAGTGGAACACTAATGCCTAAAGAAAGAATAACGCTATACAAACTTAAATAGCAGCATATTATACATATAGTTACATTGTGAGATGAATGCTGTGTTGTTTTATCTCCTAGTGGGACACTGCAGGTCAGGAGAGGTTTCGCACCATAACCTCCAGCTACTACAGAGGAGCACATGGCATTATAGTAGTGTATGATGTGACAGATCAGGTAAGTCTGCTGTGTTTTAAAGACTTTGGTCACTCAGTCCACTCTGTGATCAGTGATGTTATGTAATCTAACAGGAGTCCTATAACAACGTGAAGCAATGGCTACAGGAAATTGACCGCTATGCTAGTGAAAATGTGAATAAGCTGCTGGTTGGCAACAAGTGTGACCTTACCACCAAGAAAGTAGTGGACTACACAACAGCCAAGGTAAGACACtagaaaaacaacttaaaatcaTAAGTAGAGGTAAGGTATATATATTGAAACATTTATAACATTGCAATTGCTGTTTTGGAGTATATCATCTATAATTAAAACCAATAACTACATTTAAAGAgtgtaaagtgatatttctgcacttttttacattaattctatggtccattcatgttttgtgccataattttttcagtttagtcctgatgtagacttttgtttggtcctgttagtcctggtgtagtccagaTTTAATTTAGTCATAAAATGGTATTGAATATGTGCAAATGTGAACGCACTCTTACAGGCATGTTTTAGAACATTCCTGATGCGTTGTTAAAGTATTGTGTGAATATTGTCTTTGAGTTAACGCAAAAAAAAttatagatttagatttttgtcaatatcgtcCACCcctaattataattataatataataattgtcctgtttccttttatttcttttaggAATTTGCCGACTCTCTGGCCATCCCCTTCTTGGAGACCAGTGCGAAGAATGCAACAAACGTAGAGCAGGCTTTCATGACCATGGCTGCGGAGATCAAGAAGCGTATGGGC
Proteins encoded:
- the rab1ba gene encoding zRAB1B, member RAS oncogene family a gives rise to the protein MNPEYDYLFKLLLIGDSGVGKSCLLLRFADDTYTESYISTIGVDFKIRTIELDGKTIKLQIWDTAGQERFRTITSSYYRGAHGIIVVYDVTDQESYNNVKQWLQEIDRYASENVNKLLVGNKCDLTTKKVVDYTTAKEFADSLAIPFLETSAKNATNVEQAFMTMAAEIKKRMGPGATAGGDKPNLKIESTPVRQSSGGCC